One Thermoplasmata archaeon genomic window, GCGCGATCGTCGGCTCCGTGGCCACGGTCTTCCTGGCCCACGCGAACCTCGACGACGCGCTGCTGATCGCGCTCGGCTTGGTCCTGTTCGCGATCGTTCCGGGGAGCATCTCGCGTCGCGGCGAGGAGCTACCGTCCGGCGTCGTGCCCGATGCCCGGTCCCAGCGCCTCGGCCTGGAGGGCCGCTACCACGACAGCGCGCTCGGGCGCGACGTGGACTACCGCGCGGCGCAGACCGATCCGGCCCTCGGGGTGATGTTCGGGGCCGGCGTCGTCTCGGGGATGTTCGGGATCGGGGGCGGAGTGTTCAAGGTGCTCGCGCTCGAGCGGTTCCTGCGGCTGCCGATGAAGGTCGCGACCGCGACGAGCAACTTCATGATCGGCGTCACGGCGGCCGCCGGCGTCGGCGTCATGCTCTTCGCGGGGTACGTCAATCCGTTCC contains:
- a CDS encoding sulfite exporter TauE/SafE family protein; amino-acid sequence: MDLGLFVLLLLVTGGIAGLVGSLTGLGGGVIVIPILVVLFGVDFPTAAGAGLMTILATSSTTGAAYLRERLTDLRIGMFLEIATVPGAIVGSVATVFLAHANLDDALLIALGLVLFAIVPGSISRRGEELPSGVVPDARSQRLGLEGRYHDSALGRDVDYRAAQTDPALGVMFGAGVVSGMFGIGGGVFKVLALERFLRLPMKVATATSNFMIGVTAAAGVGVMLFAGYVNPFLAAPVAAGTALGAAVGSRLLPELSNRTVRLFFLPVIAALAVEIILRGLGIA